TCGGCTATTTTCACAGTACCACACAAATGAATGGAGGACGTCCGCGCATGTCTGGTGCACCCTCTGCAGGCACTGTTCCAAGTATAGAtgggggtctcagaggtgggacccacacctacaacacTGGTCCAGgatgggaatagccctttaaatcAGTTGCCATTCATGTCAAACGCACATTTCTTTGAGTCACGTTCAGCAGTCTGCCCACAACAAACAAGAACCCGTGTATGATCTAATGTACTATAGACATTACATATGACAATGTTACAAACTCACCTGCGCTTAGGAGACACAGATCGCGAGTGAGAACGGGAATAGCTTTGGTCTCTGCTTCTACTACCACTTCTGCTTTCTCTTCCTTTTGTAACACTGTTACAAGAAAACACCAATTGTAGCATTAGTCAATAATATGACAGTTGTGTAAATGATGCACAGTGCTAAACCTGGAAAAATTTCACCACCCTCACACAGCAATTCCTTATTTTAATTCGGGAACCAGCCTTCCAGGCACTGCATGAAAGTGCTTGTACAGGCCTGGACTATAATACCTGCCCTCGTGCCTATATAAATGGCTGTTCAGGAGTTACAACTCACCCATTTACGGGGCTCGATGATGATGTGGTCCCTTTTGAGTCCTCTACTTTTCTTTTGACATTTTTCAGTGCATGTAACGAGACAGGTGACGGCCTGCCCGATTTCCCTTCCTTAGGAGAAACTACAAAAAGAAATAATTTGCCAGGTCATTTTGGCAGACCTACAAAATAAACAtggagtggtaaaaaaaaaaaaaaaaaagaattgcaaCGTACCATTTTTCACATTGGGCGAGAACTCTGGGGCATTGTCGATACGAGGAGTTCCATCAGGCAGTAACCCTTTTGCCTTAGCTTTAGCTTCCTCAAGCATCAGCTTTCTTTTATCAACTTTACTTTCCAGATCTGTCAAGTCAGcctgtaataaaaaatatatatatatttgatcaaGTCATACATGCAAGCATAGAGGACAATGCATTGATTTGTACAGTATGTTGTGGATGTTCGAattttatataccttcttccgagTGTACAGCCTTAAAATATGAAGACAGATCTCCCGAATGTCTTCTTCAGAAGCACCAAACAAAAGAAACCAGTGAGGACGATTTGGGAGGCATATCTAAAAAGACAAAGCTTTAATTATTCTCACAACACAAGTCACTTATAAAGTCATTTTCTGCTACAGACAAATCCAGGTCTTACATGGGGGATGCCGAATTCACCCTTTGTATAGCACAGGGTAAAACCGCAGCCTAATCCCCATGTAAGGCATGCAGATTTTGCATCCAATTTGTCTGTAGTTGAAAATTACAGTATGTGCGAAGGAACCCTTAACGTCTCAACAAGCATACAAAAAGAGTATGCTCCTTGGTATATACCAACCTCCAGCGTTCTCGCCGCCAGAAAAATGCAGGCGCATGCGATTGTTTCAGGGTCAAATCTCACAAAGACATCAGTGCGGAGGCTGTCATTCATGTAATTCCTGAAATCACACAAAAGCAGCAAAATGTTGTAGACAGACACGATTTACAGTATTGTGGTAATTAGGTGTTTTAACATATACAAATGTAAACTTGTGAAGGATGGAGAACATATTTTAACTTTTGTAGATAAGCCTAAATGGCTTTTATACATGAGCAGCTAAAATCAGCGCTGGTAAAGACAGGTCACTGTTGGCTTCATCCCAGATATCCagatggaaagatctgagtcCTAAAATCATCCACTGGCCTTGTGGTTCCAGCCAGGCCTGCTTACGAGGTCTCCAGCAACATTCACAGAACCTCCACATGTGACAGGGTTTCTGAGGTGTCCCATATATCTTTAAAAAAAGACATTATGCTGCAAAATAGGGCACAGATTCTCAATCAAATTTCAAAGGAACAGCAATGCTAAACACTGGTCAGTGAAATTTAAAATACAAAAAGAAGGTTTCACATTTAGAATAAACCATTGTTATAAGTTAGAGGTTAATATACAATATAAGTAACTATAATGGCATTTTATCTATTTTTGTGCATTAAAATAAACTACAAAATCAAAGCAAGCAAATTAAACAGACTACTTTTCATTGCAAAGAGAGGTCATGAAAAGAAAGGAAACCACAAGGAGCGGTGAGCCCCGTCAGTCCGCTGGATGTATACCACCTGACCAGAGGCAACCTTCGTTTCTGGGGAACCTGCTTGGGATTGACTGAAGACGGCAGCTATCCCTGCACCAAAGCGCTTGGACAGCAGAGGAGAAGTCTTAGTCACTTACCCTCAGAGGCTAGCCTTTGATCAAAAGAGTACagaaaacaaaagttaaaataggTTCTCCATCCATTCGACAAATAAATAGCACCAGTCAgcatcccccccacccccatcaaGAACTGAGACATATCTTAAACCTCATGAGAAAATATTTGAAGGGTTTTTCCtccatcttataaagtgatgggATACACCACAACTTTATAAGACAGGAACAACCCTTCAAGACAAACAGAGCATGAGCAGTCGATAAACCCAAGGTACAAGTAAGAAGCCAAATAAGTTAGATACCTAGCAATACAATAAGATCAGATCCTGAACTAACAGAACAAGGCAATAACCCTTCCCAGTGTGCACAATAGCTTCTCagtctttatatatacacacacttctaTAACATTTGTAATGCCAGTCACTTAGAAAGTCAGTGGGGTAATTTACCAAGACTCCTTATGCcaatttttggtgtaaaaaagtctAAGTTTTATGACTTTTTAAACGCCCGCTCAGGGAGTGGTAGGGCCCTCAGCCCCATCAAATTCACCAACACTTACTCCCGTTTGCATGTGTAAATGATGAAAGAAAACCACTCCAGTCTGAAACTCAAGTAGTTTTCAATCCGGGCGCACGGACTGCTGGAGGTTGAGTCTACTTTATGACAAGACGTGGGCCTCGTGATAAATTAGGAAcatcctccagcagtgcaggggcTATCAGATAAATtttggtctttgataaatgacactTAATGTTCTTTGATCTACATTTACAAGAGATTATTATTGGGGGTTTCCACTTGCTCTACAAAACCATGAGATGAGCCTTGAAAATGCGCCAAGACAGGCAGAAGGCAcacttcaaatctctcccagCTCTTCACTCCAAATATGGGTAAGCTGAAGAGATCCTCATACATTTCTCCTTCAGCCAAAGGCAATCAGATCTTCTACAGTCAAGAGTAGATAACGGCTGCAATCGAGTGAACAGTTAAACGTCTGTGATGTCCCAGGGCTTGTAGAGCATTGCTTGCAGGTAACGTGCAAGGGATAAACTGAAGCGTACAGGTCCTTTAGACAGCGACATAAAAAGAAAGCAACTCACCA
The Bufo gargarizans isolate SCDJY-AF-19 chromosome 2, ASM1485885v1, whole genome shotgun sequence genome window above contains:
- the CCNL2 gene encoding cyclin-L2 isoform X3, yielding MNDSLRTDVFVRFDPETIACACIFLAARTLEICLPNRPHWFLLFGASEEDIREICLHILRLYTRKKADLTDLESKVDKRKLMLEEAKAKAKGLLPDGTPRIDNAPEFSPNVKNVSPKEGKSGRPSPVSLHALKNVKRKVEDSKGTTSSSSPVNGVTKGRESRSGSRSRDQSYSRSHSRSVSPKRRKSKSYSTSSGSKSRSHSRSRSDSPPRKANHGSYKSSKSQLYGKGKDYKYTGHKRRSRSRSSSPHSRSRGSPDSGKYKKKSHYYRDHRRERSRSYERVPHRHYDRDYPGHSHHRR